The proteins below are encoded in one region of Bosea sp. BIWAKO-01:
- a CDS encoding amidase produces MSKNTELHFQDARDIARAIRERDLTSRQVTLHFLDRIERASGLGAYSEVTAERALAQAEAADRSLAAGELTGPFHGVPLAIKDSVQWKGVSATLGSLSRMGEVSSETAAVLRLIEAQGMVVLGKTRMTEFAFGLSGQNPTQGTPRNPWDARQVRAPGGSSSGCGVAVAAGLAPLALGGDTGGSVRAPAALNGLVGYKPSSGMISRAGCLPLSETLDVLGPVARTVADARLFTQLLARPDVDDPATLALPATAFTSLAEPLPRDVGPIAVLDAQCWPAELSGQPLGAWHRTMERLSEAGFTPTPWQPPAGLSFRRMAEDNSLVLAYEAYRHYGALAEDPDQPLWDVVRARIAAGGRITDSAYDAALARRRADMTAFARAMEHWDALLMPACDQAAQTMDEADMRHAGLGALLRPANFLGAPAIALPSGFDEAGLPLSGQLIAPAGRDASLLDCAAALEPLLANDRPVPDLSAWRL; encoded by the coding sequence ATGTCGAAAAATACTGAACTGCATTTTCAGGACGCGCGAGACATTGCCCGGGCCATCCGCGAACGCGACCTGACCTCGCGCCAGGTCACGCTGCATTTCCTCGATCGCATCGAACGAGCGTCGGGGTTGGGCGCCTATAGTGAGGTCACTGCAGAACGCGCGCTGGCGCAAGCCGAGGCAGCCGATCGGTCGCTCGCGGCAGGCGAATTGACGGGACCATTTCATGGCGTGCCACTCGCGATCAAGGATTCCGTGCAGTGGAAAGGCGTGAGCGCCACCCTGGGTTCGCTTTCGCGAATGGGGGAAGTCAGTTCGGAGACTGCCGCGGTGCTGCGCCTCATCGAAGCGCAGGGAATGGTCGTCCTTGGCAAGACGCGCATGACGGAGTTCGCCTTCGGTCTCTCCGGACAGAACCCGACCCAGGGCACACCGCGCAATCCATGGGATGCGCGGCAGGTCCGTGCGCCGGGCGGATCCTCCAGCGGTTGCGGCGTTGCGGTGGCTGCGGGTCTGGCCCCATTGGCGCTCGGCGGCGACACTGGCGGCTCCGTACGGGCGCCGGCCGCGTTGAACGGACTTGTCGGTTACAAGCCCTCCTCCGGCATGATCAGCCGTGCAGGCTGCCTGCCCTTGTCTGAAACGCTCGACGTGTTGGGTCCGGTCGCTCGAACGGTGGCCGACGCTCGCCTTTTCACCCAATTGCTCGCCCGGCCGGATGTCGACGATCCCGCTACACTGGCGCTTCCCGCGACGGCCTTCACAAGCCTGGCGGAGCCTTTGCCACGCGATGTGGGCCCGATCGCGGTACTCGATGCCCAGTGCTGGCCGGCCGAGCTGTCAGGCCAGCCCCTTGGCGCCTGGCACAGAACGATGGAGCGGCTGTCGGAGGCCGGATTCACACCGACGCCATGGCAGCCGCCGGCGGGCCTGTCCTTCCGGCGCATGGCCGAGGACAATTCCCTTGTGCTCGCCTACGAGGCCTATCGACATTACGGCGCCCTCGCCGAAGACCCCGATCAGCCGCTTTGGGACGTGGTGCGCGCTCGCATCGCTGCCGGCGGCCGGATTACCGATTCTGCCTACGACGCCGCATTGGCGCGCCGCCGTGCTGACATGACCGCATTCGCCCGTGCGATGGAGCACTGGGATGCCCTGCTTATGCCGGCCTGTGATCAAGCGGCCCAGACCATGGACGAGGCGGACATGCGTCACGCGGGCCTGGGGGCGCTTCTGCGCCCGGCCAATTTCCTCGGAGCACCGGCAATCGCCTTGCCGTCGGGGTTCGATGAGGCAGGCCTGCCGCTCTCCGGGCAGTTGATTGCGCCGGCGGGCCGCGATGCGTCCCTTCTGGACTGCGCCGCCGCCCTGGAGCCGCTCCTTGCCAACGATCGGCCCGTGCCGGATTTGTCGGCCTGGAGGTTGTGA
- a CDS encoding GntR family transcriptional regulator — protein MSVLALKPAAADRTRMVADALEEEIVLGWLLPRERLIEEDIAARLEVKRHVVREALAELERVGLVERVPNKGAAVRLLEPQEVRQIYSVREALETLAAQQIPLPAGSEIVSRLKAIQGVHAAAVTDADARAAFRANMAFHEALFAACGNPHLVELIQMMAQKVHGARSITAANPAHLALACAEHWAMIAALEAGDRAGLVQLCRDHLRPSRDAYIASVEQRQGRDQAR, from the coding sequence ATGTCCGTCCTCGCGCTGAAGCCTGCCGCCGCCGATCGCACCCGCATGGTGGCGGATGCCCTCGAGGAGGAGATCGTGCTCGGCTGGCTGCTGCCGCGCGAGCGCCTGATCGAGGAGGACATCGCTGCTCGGCTCGAGGTGAAGCGCCATGTCGTGCGCGAGGCGCTGGCCGAGCTGGAGCGGGTCGGCCTGGTCGAGCGCGTGCCGAACAAGGGCGCAGCCGTCAGGCTGCTGGAGCCGCAAGAGGTGCGCCAGATCTATTCGGTGCGTGAGGCGCTGGAGACCTTGGCCGCGCAGCAGATTCCGCTGCCGGCCGGCTCCGAGATCGTCTCGCGGCTGAAAGCCATTCAGGGCGTCCATGCGGCCGCGGTCACCGATGCCGACGCGCGTGCGGCCTTCCGCGCCAATATGGCGTTTCACGAGGCGCTCTTTGCCGCCTGCGGCAATCCGCATCTCGTCGAGCTGATCCAGATGATGGCGCAGAAGGTTCATGGCGCCCGTTCGATCACGGCGGCAAACCCGGCGCATCTGGCGCTGGCCTGCGCCGAGCATTGGGCGATGATCGCCGCGCTCGAGGCCGGCGACCGGGCCGGGCTGGTCCAGCTCTGCCGCGACCATCTGCGCCCCTCGCGCGACGCCTATATCGCCTCAGTGGAGCAGCGGCAGGGCCGCGATCAGGCGCGATAG
- a CDS encoding IlvD/Edd family dehydratase, producing MTSTNDKTAPAKLAPRGMRRNLASYGDPGFSLFLRKAFIKAAGFSDDALDRPIIGITNTFSDFNPCHGNVPRLIEAVKRGVMLAGGLPMEFPTVSIHESFSNPTSMFLRNLMAIDTEEMIRAQPMDSVVLIGGCDKTVPAQLMGAVSADIPAIQLITGPMLVGHHKGEILGACTDCRRLWGQHRAGTIDEAEIEVLSGRLAPTQGTCMVMGTASTMGCLVEALGIALPGTGTIPATHADRIRAAEASGRQAVALAKGGESSRGLRPSELLTETAFRNAMVVLQAIGGSTNGLVHLAAIARRAGLSIDLEEFDAIGRAVPVLIDLKPSGDHYMEHFHWAGGVPKLMKELRAHLALDAITISGQTIGEIAEAAEEVPNQTIIRSAANPLKQTGGMAVLRGNLAPGGAVIKHSAASPALLQHTGRAVVFDSVEDMVTRMDDPALDVSADDVLVLRNAGPKGAPGMPEAGYLPIPKKLAQAGVKDMVRISDARMSGTAFGTIVLHITPESAVGGPLGLVRDGDLIRLNVPARQIELLVEAAELDRRRAEWQAPAHLSEPSRGYRGLYLKSVLQADEGCDFDFC from the coding sequence ATGACGAGCACCAATGACAAGACGGCCCCCGCCAAACTGGCCCCGCGCGGCATGCGCCGCAATCTCGCCAGCTATGGCGATCCGGGTTTTTCGCTGTTCCTGCGCAAGGCCTTCATCAAGGCGGCCGGCTTTTCCGACGATGCGCTCGACCGGCCGATCATCGGCATCACCAACACCTTCAGCGACTTCAACCCCTGTCACGGCAATGTTCCGCGCCTGATCGAGGCGGTGAAGCGCGGCGTCATGCTCGCCGGCGGCCTGCCGATGGAGTTCCCGACCGTCTCGATCCACGAGTCGTTCTCGAACCCGACCTCGATGTTCCTGCGCAACCTGATGGCGATCGACACCGAGGAGATGATCCGCGCCCAGCCGATGGATTCGGTCGTGCTGATCGGCGGCTGCGACAAGACCGTGCCGGCGCAGCTGATGGGCGCGGTCTCGGCCGATATCCCCGCGATCCAGCTCATCACCGGCCCGATGCTGGTCGGCCATCACAAGGGCGAGATCCTCGGCGCCTGCACGGATTGCCGCAGGCTCTGGGGCCAGCACCGGGCCGGCACGATCGACGAGGCCGAGATCGAGGTCCTGAGCGGCAGGCTCGCGCCGACGCAAGGCACCTGCATGGTCATGGGCACGGCCAGCACCATGGGCTGCCTGGTCGAGGCGCTCGGCATCGCGCTGCCCGGCACCGGCACGATCCCAGCGACCCATGCCGACCGCATCCGCGCCGCCGAAGCCAGCGGCAGGCAGGCCGTCGCGTTGGCCAAGGGCGGCGAGAGCTCACGTGGATTGCGGCCGAGCGAATTGCTGACCGAGACCGCCTTCCGCAACGCCATGGTGGTGCTGCAGGCGATCGGCGGCTCGACCAACGGGCTCGTCCATCTCGCGGCCATCGCGCGGCGCGCCGGCTTGAGCATCGATCTCGAGGAGTTCGACGCGATCGGCCGCGCCGTGCCGGTGCTGATCGATCTGAAGCCGTCGGGCGATCATTACATGGAGCATTTCCACTGGGCCGGCGGCGTGCCGAAGCTGATGAAGGAGCTGCGCGCGCATCTGGCGCTCGACGCCATCACCATCAGCGGCCAGACCATCGGCGAGATCGCGGAGGCTGCCGAAGAGGTGCCGAACCAGACGATCATCCGCAGCGCCGCAAACCCGCTCAAGCAGACCGGCGGCATGGCCGTGCTGCGCGGCAACCTGGCGCCGGGCGGCGCGGTGATCAAGCATTCGGCCGCCTCTCCTGCCCTGCTCCAGCATACCGGCCGGGCCGTGGTCTTCGACTCCGTCGAGGACATGGTGACGCGCATGGATGATCCCGCGCTCGATGTCAGCGCCGATGACGTGCTCGTGCTGCGCAATGCCGGCCCCAAGGGCGCGCCCGGCATGCCCGAGGCCGGCTATCTGCCGATCCCGAAGAAGCTGGCCCAGGCCGGCGTCAAGGACATGGTGCGGATTTCGGATGCCCGCATGAGCGGCACCGCCTTCGGCACGATCGTGCTGCACATCACGCCGGAATCGGCGGTGGGCGGCCCGCTCGGGCTCGTCCGCGACGGCGACCTGATCAGGCTCAACGTGCCCGCCCGCCAGATCGAACTCTTGGTCGAGGCGGCCGAGCTCGACCGCCGCAGGGCAGAATGGCAGGCGCCCGCCCATCTCAGCGAGCCCTCGCGCGGCTATCGCGGGCTCTATCTGAAAAGCGTCCTCCAGGCCGACGAAGGCTGCGATTTCGACTTCTGCTGA
- a CDS encoding tripartite tricarboxylate transporter substrate binding protein: MLKRAFLGGTLAALSLAGLSLALAGPAGAQAYPQRPVTLLVPYAPGGATDIIGRVIAEELSQTIGQRVIVENRAGAAGSVGAAAVARSQPDGYLLLMGALTSHSINMGLQAKPGFDLKKDFAPVTLAGTVGLALVVHPSVQAKTVPELIALAKAKPEDFNYASSGNGSPQHLAGEMFNARAGTKLGHVPYRGSGPAMTDMIGGQVKVMFDTIPSVLQHVNAGSLKAIATTGREPSPFMPDYPTAIAQGLPDFEIGSWFGVLAPAGTPQPIIDKLNAEIVKALKSPKALEAMKLQGVTPKPGTPTEAAALIDSEMQKWSDLIKATGLKPE; encoded by the coding sequence ATGCTGAAACGCGCCTTTCTCGGCGGCACGCTCGCCGCTCTCTCGCTTGCCGGTCTCTCGCTTGCCCTTGCCGGTCCCGCAGGCGCCCAGGCCTATCCGCAACGGCCGGTCACGCTGCTCGTGCCCTATGCGCCGGGCGGGGCGACCGACATCATCGGCCGCGTCATCGCCGAGGAACTCTCGCAGACGATCGGCCAGCGCGTCATCGTCGAGAACCGCGCCGGCGCAGCCGGCAGCGTCGGCGCGGCTGCCGTCGCCCGCTCCCAGCCCGATGGCTATCTGCTGCTGATGGGCGCGCTCACCAGCCACTCGATCAATATGGGGCTGCAGGCCAAGCCCGGCTTCGACCTGAAGAAGGATTTCGCGCCGGTCACCCTCGCCGGCACGGTCGGTCTCGCGCTCGTCGTCCACCCCTCCGTACAGGCGAAGACGGTCCCCGAGCTGATCGCGCTCGCAAAGGCCAAGCCCGAGGACTTCAACTACGCCTCCTCCGGCAATGGCTCGCCGCAGCATCTGGCCGGCGAGATGTTCAATGCGCGCGCCGGGACGAAGCTCGGTCATGTGCCCTATCGCGGCAGCGGCCCGGCGATGACCGACATGATCGGCGGCCAGGTCAAGGTGATGTTCGACACGATTCCCTCCGTGCTCCAGCATGTGAATGCGGGCTCGCTGAAGGCGATCGCCACCACCGGCCGCGAGCCCTCGCCCTTCATGCCGGATTATCCGACCGCGATCGCGCAGGGGCTGCCCGATTTCGAGATCGGCTCCTGGTTCGGGGTGCTCGCCCCGGCCGGCACGCCGCAGCCGATCATCGACAAGCTCAACGCCGAGATCGTCAAGGCGCTGAAGAGCCCCAAGGCGCTGGAAGCGATGAAGCTGCAGGGCGTGACGCCAAAGCCCGGCACGCCGACGGAGGCCGCCGCGCTGATCGACAGCGAGATGCAGAAATGGAGCGACCTGATCAAGGCGACCGGGCTCAAGCCCGAATAG
- a CDS encoding Clp protease N-terminal domain-containing protein has translation MLDKIRKRIATMGTIKTLCEEAEKHALREGIPKPGAEHFLLAAIDLPDGTAKLAFAKLGADASAFRAAIQRQYEDALGRIGLDPQALARPSPENATGERHGVYSAAASGQEVMQALAADRTRHKPLLGAHVIVAVAEIEHGVAARALRAMQIDRAALKRAAEAVIEVSSAVQQRSA, from the coding sequence GTGCTCGATAAGATCAGGAAGCGCATCGCAACCATGGGCACGATCAAGACCCTGTGCGAGGAAGCGGAAAAGCACGCCTTGCGCGAAGGCATCCCCAAGCCTGGCGCCGAGCATTTCCTGCTCGCCGCGATTGATCTGCCGGATGGCACGGCGAAGCTGGCTTTCGCGAAGCTTGGAGCGGACGCCTCGGCTTTCAGGGCAGCGATCCAGCGCCAATATGAAGATGCGTTGGGCCGTATCGGGCTTGATCCGCAAGCGCTCGCTCGTCCCTCCCCGGAGAACGCGACCGGCGAACGTCACGGCGTCTACAGCGCCGCCGCGTCTGGTCAGGAGGTGATGCAGGCCCTGGCCGCCGACAGGACGAGGCACAAGCCCTTGCTCGGAGCCCATGTCATCGTCGCCGTTGCCGAGATCGAGCACGGTGTCGCCGCGCGCGCATTGCGCGCGATGCAGATCGACCGCGCCGCGCTGAAGCGAGCCGCCGAGGCTGTCATCGAAGTCTCTTCTGCGGTCCAACAGCGCTCGGCCTAG
- a CDS encoding 3-hydroxyacyl-CoA dehydrogenase NAD-binding domain-containing protein: MTNPIERIAIVGAGMIGASWAALASAHGVAVAAYDPSPAAEEKFFAYVERARSQLAELGLAGVGALSFSTRLGAVLDGAQFIQENGPENEAVKRQLLSQIDAQTAPDAIIASSTSALLRSAIVAECSRPERIIVAHPFNPPHLVPLVEIIGADEAIIARASAFYRALGRRPVVLNREMPGHIANRLASALYREAVHLVEQGVASVADIDAALCHGPGLRWALMGPHMTYHLGGGDGGIKGYLAHLGPSQLRRWESLGQPSLSDEVQRRIVEGVAEESAGRSIAELEARRDEGLLALLKSRKLVSE, translated from the coding sequence ATGACCAACCCCATCGAGCGCATCGCCATTGTCGGCGCCGGCATGATCGGCGCGAGCTGGGCGGCGCTCGCCTCGGCTCATGGCGTCGCTGTCGCGGCTTACGACCCCTCGCCTGCAGCCGAGGAGAAGTTCTTCGCCTATGTCGAGCGCGCGCGTTCGCAGCTCGCCGAACTGGGGCTTGCCGGCGTGGGTGCCCTCAGCTTTTCGACCAGGCTCGGCGCGGTGCTGGACGGCGCACAGTTCATCCAGGAGAACGGCCCCGAGAATGAGGCCGTGAAACGGCAGTTGCTGAGCCAGATCGACGCCCAGACGGCGCCGGATGCGATCATCGCCAGCAGCACCTCGGCCCTGCTGCGCAGCGCCATCGTCGCCGAGTGCAGCCGGCCCGAGCGCATCATCGTCGCCCATCCCTTCAACCCGCCGCATCTCGTGCCCTTGGTCGAGATCATCGGGGCCGATGAGGCCATCATTGCTCGCGCCAGCGCCTTCTATCGCGCGCTCGGGCGCAGGCCCGTGGTGCTGAACCGGGAAATGCCGGGCCATATCGCCAACCGGCTGGCGTCTGCGCTCTATCGCGAGGCGGTCCATCTGGTCGAGCAGGGCGTGGCCAGCGTCGCCGATATCGATGCCGCGCTCTGCCATGGGCCGGGTCTGCGCTGGGCCCTGATGGGCCCGCATATGACCTATCATCTCGGCGGCGGCGATGGCGGCATCAAGGGCTATCTCGCCCATCTCGGGCCGAGCCAGCTCAGACGCTGGGAATCGCTCGGCCAACCCTCCCTCAGCGATGAGGTACAGCGCCGGATCGTGGAGGGGGTCGCAGAGGAGAGCGCCGGCCGCTCGATCGCAGAGCTGGAGGCGCGCCGGGACGAGGGCCTGCTGGCGCTGCTGAAATCGCGCAAGCTGGTGAGCGAATAG
- a CDS encoding sensor domain-containing diguanylate cyclase produces the protein MTSVPPAISPVASDDRHMFDLAPVSLWLEDYSGIQALFAEWRAQGVSDLRGFLEADIERVKACSSRIRLLKVNQQTLTLFGADDTAHLMANLHQVFRADMLKSHVDELVQLWEGKLDFSSRTVNYTLSGSRLDVQINGRILPGHETSWDRVLVAIDDITEREQARRELVASEAYARGLFDHSPVSLWVEDFRHVKALLDDLREQGIEDLRVFTEVHPEFIDRCMHEIRVIDVNSHTLELFAARDKAHLLDNLDDVFRDEMRVPFREQLIDLWNGKIFQQREVVNYKLDGTLLYLHLQFSVLPGHEQSWSLVQVALTDITARRKAEAYLEFLGKHDVLTKLYNRSFYVDELNRLERKRMQRVSLMLIDLNGLKRVNDEYGHGAGDDLLRRAGEVLAKAVDKPLFAARIGGDEFAVVLPGAGTGEAGLVLANVQQLIELNNQFHGDTALSLSLGMATSEPGETMEQLVKRADRLMYEDKRSYYADNSHDRRRPDLPPKP, from the coding sequence ATGACAAGCGTGCCCCCTGCCATCTCCCCTGTTGCCTCAGATGACCGGCATATGTTCGATCTCGCGCCGGTCTCGCTCTGGCTCGAGGATTACAGCGGCATCCAGGCGCTGTTCGCGGAATGGCGGGCGCAGGGCGTCAGCGATCTGCGCGGCTTCCTCGAAGCCGATATCGAGCGCGTCAAGGCCTGCTCCAGCCGCATTCGCCTGCTTAAGGTCAACCAGCAGACCCTGACCCTGTTCGGCGCCGACGACACCGCGCACCTGATGGCCAATCTCCACCAGGTCTTCCGGGCCGACATGCTGAAGAGCCATGTCGACGAATTGGTCCAGCTCTGGGAGGGCAAGCTCGATTTCAGCAGCCGCACCGTCAATTACACGCTGTCGGGCAGCCGCCTCGACGTCCAGATCAACGGGCGCATCCTGCCGGGGCATGAGACGAGCTGGGACCGGGTGCTGGTCGCCATCGACGACATCACCGAGCGCGAGCAGGCGCGGCGCGAGCTGGTGGCGAGCGAGGCCTATGCGCGCGGCCTGTTCGACCATTCGCCGGTCTCGCTCTGGGTCGAGGATTTCCGCCATGTCAAAGCCCTGCTCGACGATTTGCGCGAGCAGGGCATCGAGGATCTGCGCGTCTTCACCGAGGTGCATCCCGAATTCATCGATCGCTGCATGCACGAGATCAGGGTGATCGACGTCAACAGCCACACGCTCGAACTCTTCGCGGCGCGCGACAAGGCCCATCTGCTCGACAATCTCGACGATGTCTTCCGCGACGAGATGCGCGTCCCGTTCCGCGAGCAGCTCATCGATCTCTGGAACGGCAAGATCTTCCAGCAGCGCGAGGTGGTGAACTACAAGCTCGACGGCACCTTGCTCTACCTGCATCTGCAGTTCTCGGTGCTGCCGGGCCATGAACAGAGCTGGTCGCTGGTCCAGGTGGCGCTGACCGACATCACGGCAAGGCGCAAGGCCGAGGCCTATCTCGAATTCCTGGGCAAGCACGACGTGCTGACCAAGCTCTACAACCGCTCCTTCTATGTCGACGAGCTCAACCGCCTCGAACGCAAGCGCATGCAGCGCGTCTCGCTGATGCTGATCGATCTCAACGGCCTGAAACGCGTCAATGACGAATACGGCCACGGCGCCGGCGATGATCTGCTGCGCCGCGCCGGCGAGGTGCTGGCCAAGGCCGTGGACAAGCCGCTCTTCGCAGCGCGGATCGGTGGCGACGAATTCGCGGTGGTGCTGCCGGGCGCCGGCACGGGCGAGGCGGGCCTGGTTCTGGCCAATGTCCAGCAGCTGATCGAGCTCAACAACCAGTTTCATGGCGACACGGCGCTCAGCCTGTCGCTCGGCATGGCCACCTCCGAACCGGGGGAGACGATGGAGCAGCTGGTGAAACGGGCCGACCGGCTGATGTATGAGGACAAGCGCAGCTACTACGCCGACAACAGCCACGACCGTCGCCGGCCGGACCTGCCACCCAAGCCCTGA
- a CDS encoding TlpA disulfide reductase family protein — MNAVSIGPFVFAPDRFAAILAIATLLMAAALLSRRIDARLNAWASSAVLAAIAAARLGHVVLHWPGFAEEPWRMLAIWQGGFSTPAGLLGMALVSAAYVRSVRFAAGAAGAVLVAGLVGLVTLELTKATYGQQAPVTRMATLDGDFRSIRDFEGKPLVLNLWATWCPPCRREMPMLAREAAERADVGFIFVNQGESAERVRSYLLADRLKLDHVLLDAAMALSRHYAAPGLPVTLFLRRDGTLASLHTGEISREALAAGIDGIMGESH; from the coding sequence ATGAACGCGGTCAGCATCGGTCCTTTCGTCTTCGCCCCGGACCGCTTCGCCGCGATCCTCGCGATCGCGACCCTGCTGATGGCAGCCGCGCTCCTGTCCAGGCGCATTGACGCCCGTTTGAACGCATGGGCGTCGTCGGCGGTTCTTGCCGCGATCGCCGCTGCCCGCCTCGGCCATGTCGTCCTGCATTGGCCGGGCTTTGCCGAGGAGCCATGGCGCATGCTGGCGATCTGGCAAGGCGGATTCTCGACCCCCGCCGGGCTGCTCGGGATGGCGCTCGTCAGCGCGGCCTATGTCCGGTCGGTTCGCTTTGCCGCCGGCGCAGCCGGGGCGGTGCTGGTCGCCGGCCTCGTCGGACTGGTGACGCTGGAGCTGACGAAGGCGACCTATGGCCAGCAGGCGCCGGTCACCCGCATGGCGACCCTGGACGGCGACTTCCGCTCGATCCGCGACTTCGAGGGCAAGCCGCTCGTTCTCAATCTCTGGGCGACGTGGTGCCCACCCTGTCGCCGGGAGATGCCGATGTTGGCGCGGGAAGCGGCCGAGCGCGCGGATGTCGGCTTCATCTTCGTGAACCAGGGCGAGAGCGCCGAGAGGGTCCGGAGCTATCTCTTGGCCGACCGGCTGAAGCTCGACCATGTCCTGCTCGATGCCGCGATGGCGCTGTCGCGCCATTACGCTGCGCCTGGCCTGCCGGTGACGCTGTTCCTGCGCCGCGACGGCACGCTGGCCTCGCTCCATACCGGCGAGATCTCGCGGGAGGCCCTGGCAGCGGGTATCGACGGCATCATGGGCGAGTCGCACTGA
- a CDS encoding TlpA disulfide reductase family protein — MTQDDIRQAGRPASPILDRRQVLLGSLLMGGSAGAISLLPPQALAAPPPFVTEAGGQFIELDPREDVSAIALTDFKGRPRSFASYRGRPCLVAFWASWCPPCLRELPILHRLQQKRDLGFALVPVSIDRDVAAAQRLIDRLGLRGFAGFIDREGIVASGPKSQVQTPFQLYGMPMSYVVDARGRTAGHLAGAADWGTPEAIRFMHYFAREG; from the coding sequence ATGACGCAAGACGACATCCGGCAGGCCGGCAGGCCCGCGAGCCCGATTCTGGATCGCCGCCAGGTCCTGCTGGGCAGCCTGCTCATGGGCGGCTCGGCCGGGGCGATCTCGTTGTTGCCGCCGCAGGCGCTGGCGGCTCCGCCCCCCTTCGTGACCGAAGCCGGCGGGCAATTCATCGAACTCGACCCGCGCGAGGATGTCTCGGCCATCGCGCTCACGGATTTCAAGGGCCGGCCCCGGTCGTTCGCGAGCTATCGTGGCCGTCCCTGTCTCGTGGCCTTCTGGGCGAGCTGGTGCCCACCCTGTCTTCGCGAGCTGCCGATCCTGCATCGCCTGCAGCAGAAACGCGATCTCGGTTTCGCCTTGGTCCCTGTCTCGATCGACCGCGATGTGGCCGCGGCCCAACGGCTCATCGACCGGTTGGGCCTGCGCGGCTTTGCAGGCTTCATCGACCGCGAAGGCATCGTCGCGTCGGGTCCGAAATCGCAGGTGCAGACGCCATTCCAGCTCTACGGGATGCCGATGAGCTATGTCGTCGATGCCAGGGGCAGGACGGCCGGCCATCTCGCCGGCGCCGCGGACTGGGGCACGCCGGAGGCGATCCGGTTCATGCACTATTTCGCGCGCGAGGGCTGA